The genome window TGCGCAGAAGAGCGTATCGCCTgggggcggagcctggtgagccgcaGAGTGgaggccccccccccccagctccCCATCGCCGCCGCAGAAAGGCGGCCACTCAAGTGACTGGGGACGGGGGGTGGCAGCCATGCACCCCTCCCCCCCAGTGGCCAGGTGTCCCAGTCGCCACCCATCCCATCCCCCCTCAAGGCCAAGGCCTGAGGGGCGTGCTGTCTCAGAAGGCAGACCCACATTTCAGGCCTCCTCCTCCCCCGACGCCCCGCGAAGGAGGCGTCTCCACGCCAAGGCCGGTCCTCTGTCCTTACCACCGCCACTGCTGTCTACAGCCACACGCTCAGAAACCTTCAGGGGCACCCGCTGCCCCCAGAACGGGACTCATAGCCTTAATGTCTCTGACTTGTCTCAGTATCTTGTCCTGCAGCCAAGCAAGCTTCCTCTTCTGGGGGGAGGGCTCTGTCCCGGGTGCCCCCCGCCTGGATGCTGGGCCCTATCCTCCCCACCCGCAGTCTCCAGGGTCCTAGATACCTCCTGTGAGAAACCTCCTTTTGGCCTCCCTGGCACAAGCCCAGGGTTACCCTGTTCTCCTGGGAAGAAGCCTCTGGCCCTTCCCCTTCACCCCGGCCCTGAGCACCTCACCTCCACTCCGCCCACAAAAAGTGGTTTCTCCTCCTCCCGGGAAGACAGGGCCCTGCCCTTGGCTAGGCTGCTCTTCTTTCTGCCACATGATTCCCCTGTACAGCCAGTATCACTCACCTGGGAGCCTACAGTATGACCTCCAGGGGTCTAGATTCTTCCCCTCGCCCCATGCCCCTCCCCACCACGGTCTCCCCAAGTGTCAGGGCCTTTCTGCCCCAAAGGCTCTGGGTCAGTGTTTTCGCTCCTGGGGCCACTCACACCCTTGTCCTGCTTGGAGGATGGGGCTGCAGCCATGACCTTTCTGTTGGACAGAGGCCCTCATACCCTAGGATGATGAGCTGCTCTCAGGAGGCTCGGAGCCAAGGGCATGCTGGCTTTTTCAGCCACCTAGAGTCAATCTGCCCCTGCCTCTGCCAAGGGTTCAGGCTGTCCCATCGCTGCCCTGGACCAAGCCTGTAGGTCACAGGCTCTGCCTTCTACCCCCTCCTCTCCAAGGCTTCATCTATGATCCAGATGGGCCAAACACGTGTCCTGCTCTAAACTTTGTATCAGAGGCAAGAATGAGTCCTGAACCCGGCCTTCAATGCCCATGAggcctgccctctgcccaccagcctcctggCCAGCCTTTGCCTATCCTTTCTGTCTGCAGGTCCTGCCCCTCCTTAAGGGCTCAGCATAGTTCTAAGAACCCCTCAGGGCAAACTGGGGTTCCCATTCTCCAGCCCCACACCTGCTTAAGGTGGAGACAGCATTCAATTGCTGGGGCCTGGGAGACCCGATCAGAGGGCTCAATGGAGCAGGAACCCTGAGCTCACCTCTGAGGACGAAGACCCCAGTCAGCATGGTGCTGGCGGGGGGAGGGATCCTGGGCTTCTTAGCttgatcgtgtgtgtgtgtgtgtgtgtgtgtgtgtgtgtgtgtgtgtgtgtctattttgAGGAGAGACCTGGGTGGCTCAGATCCATCCTCAGGTCCAAGTCCAGGTCCAAGGTGGCAGGCGGGGGGTTTGGAGGTGCAGGACAGAGGAACCAGCCCTGGGTGGTAAGGGGAAGGCGCCTAACACAGGACGGGGGCCCCAGCAGGGAGAGAAGACCCTTTCTGACGGTTGTGTGTGCGTGCGGGTGTGTACCACTCCCAGAGCAGTGCCTTGTTAGACCTTGGGGAAGAGCTGAGGGTCCCATCGAGGCCAAGCTCCGCCCTTCCCACGGAACCCCTGCCCCGTACCCGCTGTGGCGCATGTTGAGCCTCTCCATGTACTGAGCCACCACGTCCACTGCCTCGGCCTCGGGCAGCTGCAGGTTCCCGGACACATTGCAGCGCAGATCGTTCCAGTCGGAGCGCAGCAGCTCGAAGTCCACGTTGCCGACGCTGAACGTGCGCTGCCAGTCGATGGCGTCCTCGCGCCAGCGGCCGCGAACCAGGCCTGCCGCCTCCTCGCTGTCCTCCGACGCGTTCTCGTCACCGGGCGCCCCTTCCTCGTCAtcgtccccttcctcctcctcgtcctcctcgcCCTCCTCAGGCAGCTGTGGCCTGGACACCTGGGACAAGCTCAGGAAGGAGGTCACGGGCTGCGCTTCAGAGGAAGAGTTGGAGTCCGCCGTGGGGGCCGCGAGTCCCGGGGCGCGCGCCCGGCCCTCCCGGCCCTCCTGGGTGGCCGGCGCCGGGGCCAGGGCTCTCAGCTCTGTGGCCGGGGGGCTGCTCGTCCTGTGGCCTCGAGCCCGGGGTGGGCGTGGGGGCGCCCGCAGCGGCACCCTGGGTAGGGGTCGGGGGCGCAGGAAGACGCCAGGCAAGGGCGGCCGGGGTGGGCCGCGTGCGCCGAGTGGCGGGGCCCCGGGGGGCGCCCGCAGGCCGGGCCGCACGCGTGTCACGTACACCTTGGAGGGCCGGGCTGCGGGccgcgggggcggggcgcggcccAAGAAGAGGGGGAGCTGGCGGGCCGCCCAGCTCAGCGCCCGGGAGCGTCGGGGTGTCGGCGCGGCAGGGGTGGCCGGGGCCTCGGAGGGGGCTGCGGGGGCCGGGAGCTGGCGGCTGCCCTGCCTTTGGGGGGCCTCGGTGGGCCCCAGGCCGGCGTCGAGCAGCTCTCCGTCGTCCTCGTCATCCAGGAAGTCTGTGGGAAGCGCGCGTGAGCCGCTGCAGGGCCacccagctgggggtggggtcgCTGTGGGCACTCACCGTCCGGGTTGAGGAAGAGGAAGGCTCTGCGCTGCAcctcctctctgtcctccccGCCCTCCTCCCGGTCCATCTTCATGTATTTGTAGAACCCAAACCTGGGGCGGGCCAGCGGGGCATCAGACACCCGCTCGGCCGAGGCCCGCCCATTCTTCCCGGGAATCGCCCGCCCACCGCCCACCGCCCACCTTTCCAGATACAGCGGCGACTCCCGGTAGAAGCACTTGTTGTCCGTCTCCATGTGAGTCAGGCGCGTGTGGTCATTGGGATAAACGAAGGACAGGTACACCTGGGGTGGGTAGAGGCCTCAGGGTGGGCCGTCTTCCAGAGGGTCTGGAGGCGGCTTTGGGGACCCTGgtgagagggaggcctgggtctCGGGGAAGACCTTGGCGAGGGGCACTTACAAATTGCAGTCCCTGGTATCTTGCGATGGGAAAGTCCTTGACCACGTAGGTCGGGGCGTAGGTGCAGGGCTCCAGCACACTCTCCAGATCCGAGGGCTCCACCCGAGGCGCTGTGAAAGGGAGGTCACACTGTGGCCCGGACCCTCGCCTCGACACCCTCTCCACCCTGTGCGTGAACCCCCCTCACTGAGAAAGAAGGCGTCTCGGGGATCCGGCCGCAGCATGTCAGCTCTGGGTTCCTCCTGCCGTGGCTGCCCCGCCACGTGACTGGCAGGAGACTGGGGCACGTGAGCCACGTGGTCCATCTTCAGGGCTGACTCGTCTAGGGGCAGAGGATGTGTGAGGTCCCCAAGGAGTTCACAGAGCCCTCCTCACCCACATCCAGCCACCCCAGAGACCACCTGTAGGTGCCGCCCCCTTCCCCAGAGGCACTGGCTCCGGACCTGTGTAGAGGGAGATGTGAGCAGAGCCGATGACCTCGAACTTCAGACCCGGCAGGAATGCTCGCCACTGGGGGTTGGAGAGGGTGGTCAGGGCCAAAGGAAGGGGGTGTGGGGGGACACCCTGGGTCAGGGAGGAGTGGATCTTCCTGGCATGGGGATGGGGAGCTAGCAGGGCAACACCTTTAAGGATGCAGAAAGCTGGGCGGGTGGACAGGGGAGGAGCCCTAAGAAGGCACGGCAGGGAAGCTGCAGAGGCCCAGAAGGTTGGGATCCCTGGAAGAAGGTGAGAACCTCCTCTGCTCCCTTCAGGCCTTTCCTGACATCCTGGGCGCTTCTTGACCTTCTGGTTATGACTTCTGCTCGTGATTCCACGGCCACTGCCCTTCTGGAGATCAGAGCTGGCCTTTCAAGGGCGAGCCCCAATGGCTCCCAGCTCCCTGGTGGGCCTCCCCATCCCCACTTCTCCTGCTTCTGTGGTTCTCAGTCTCCCTTGAAGACTCTCTCCGCACCCCTCTCATGCTGGGTTCCTGGGGGCTGTCCCaggccctcctcccttcccagctCATCCTGGGCCCTTAGTCGCCCCCTCAGCTTCCACAAGATGACCTGAAATCTGCACCTCCAGTCTAGACCCTCTGCCAAGCTGAGTTGGGGTGATGCCCTCCACACATAAACCAGACGCCTGCAACATCCCAGCCCTCCCTGGTCACCACCCCACATCCAGCTAAACTCGGGCTCAATCACTGGGCATCTCCCCCCGCCCCGACAGGACCTGCGGGTTCAGGGACCGACGGGAAAATACTTCCCAACAGGCAGTGGCTAGAGGGTCTTCCCTGACATGCAAATCCCATTGCCTCATTCTCAGGAGGAAGCCCTGCCTGATCTGGCCACCAGCCTGCTTGGAGTTCCAGAAGACTGTTCTTGAGACCAGGAATTCATCCTTGCACCCCAATTCTCCCCCTAACCCATGGGTCTCCTTGTGAACGTCTCTCAAGAATCTGCTCAGGGGCCACTTTCTCTGTGCAGCCGCTGAGCAGGCACAGCGGAGTACAAGTCCCGTCCCTGAGCAGCTGCTTTGTCAGCCAGATGGGAAgtcctgggggggtggggggcagcgtCCACGCTGCTGTTCTGTGGGGAGCGGCtggaaggagggcagggcagggcagcggGGTCTCCAGAAGCCCCCCGGGGGGGGCAGCTGCACTCACACCCACTTCCACGTGGTCCGAGCCGCGGTCATCCTGCTTGTGCAGCAGCTCAAAGTAGTACCTCCGAGAGGCCATGagcctggggacaggaggagtCAGGGGCTGGCCTGCTGCACCCCAGGAGCCCCCGAGAAACGGAGAGCCCCAGggccagcagcagcagtttcactCGTGTACGCATCACCCCGCcctcacacacagacacgcacctGCTCCCAGTCACTCACCGTCTGGGCTTAGACACCTGGGAGCTGAACTTGGTGAACTCTCCAGGTGCTGTCCACTCTGAGCCCGTCTGGAGGGTGACAGAAAAGGGCAGGGGGCTCACCGTCTCCTTGGGGCACCAGCCCCACCCAATGCCCCTTCCTGAGAAGTTGAAGGGGACAGGTGACCGAGGCCACAGGAGGCCCGTAAAGACAGAAGGGGTGTGGACGGAAGGGCGGGTGGGGATACCTTGCCCACAAAGGCCACCAGCTGGGCACCCGCTGGGCTCTCATTTGGGCTCAGCCAGAACTCAGAGTTGTCATCCGAAGCCACAGAGAACTGGACGTCGCCTAGGCCGTAAGACAGGGCTCAGGGGCGGGCGGGGCGCTCGCGACACTCCcccccacgcccccacccccgcaccaTCTCTCGCTGGGTGGATGAAGCCGAAGAGGCGGAGGCCGTAGTTCTTCCACTTGGGGGACACAGCCAGCTTCTTCACGGTGGTGCGAGTCTGGGGGGACAGCGGCTGCTGACGTCAAGGTGCCTGCCCACCGCCCCCCCGAACCTGGGACTGCTGCCCCGCAGCACTCACGTGAGGGAAGAGAGGGAAGTGCAGGTTCCTCCGGAGCTGGCCCACGGCGCCCCCGCACCAGTCCTCAAACACGTGCAGATTCACCTGCCCCTTGTACTGCGGGGGAGCGGGGCTTACCAGCTGCCCAGCGGCCCCCGCCCTCCCTGCCCGAGCGCCCGCAGACCTCACCTCCTCCCGCCACACCGGCACTTGACGGGTGAGGTTGAGCACCAGGGGTCTTCCAGCCCCGCCAGGAAACAGCACGCCTGGGTCCCGACCTTCAGACTGCAGGAGAGAAAGGGCACCAAGGTCACACCTGAGAAGTGTGAGGGCAGGaagaagtcacacacacacacagaggtccAGACGCAATGGGTGACACAGCCAGCCACACACGCCGGTTCCCATCACACGGCCCTCCACACCCAGCCACAAAGCCCCGAGTCCATCACACCCCAGCCACACGCACACCCAGAAGACCCCTGGTCACCCCGTGTGCAGCACCTGCGTCCCCCCAGGCCCGGGCATGTGAGTGGCCGCGTCCCCTGCCCACGGCCACTGGCACATGGTGGCCTTGGATCTCGTACTCGCGGCTGTGTTGTTGTTCCCCACAGCCCTGCTCACCACTGGCTCCTCCTCGCGGCTCTCGCTGGAGTCCTCTGCCCTCTGTGTGGCCAGCACAGCGTGAACGCCCCGGCCGTCGGTCACACCGCTCAGCTTCTCGCCGTCTGTGGGTGGCAGAGTGGCTGTGGGTGGGACCCAGACTCTTCAAGGCCACAGCCCTTGCCGCTAGCGTCAGTGGGGGCAGGATGGCCAGTGGTGTCCCCTTTGAAGCCTCCCATCCCCATGTCGGCTCCCTCATGTTGCCTGAaagcccctcctgcccccagcgaAGTGCCTTCTACCGGGCTGttctcccacctcctgcctctgCGGGGATGGCCCTGCCTGAGTCCTCCACCTGACTCTTCCCAGCCCCCACTGGTGTGAGGGAGcgggtatgtgtgtgcacatcctAGCGTACACGCATGCACGTGCACACCGATCATCGGGTGTCCTCATCGGTGACTCTGCTCCAGGAAGGCCCCAGGACTGCTCTGTGCGCTCGGCGTATCTCGCACGTGCAGGCGTGTGTCTGCCTCCCTCGCAGAACCGAGAGCCGAGTGCTAGTACTGGAGCTTGTTGTCAGGCAAGCCAGCGCTGCGGTCCTGAGGCTACACCAGCCCCGGCCCACGGCGCAGGTGCTACCTGCTGCCCTTGAGGCCACGGTCCCCGACCAaaggagccctggcatgctggtCTGGCTGTCAGAGGCCCCGGGGCCAAGGTGGCCCTGCGGGGACACTGTCCCCGGGATCCCTTCTGTGGACTTCTCTAGAACATGGCACACCCCAGCCCCCCAAGCCTGGGCAGACCACCTGCATACCTCAATGCCCTCAATGTCCCAGACCTCCTCCTCAAGCTGTGGACCTGGGGGTCCCATACCCTGGGATCTTAGCCACTGAAGGTGAGGCTTCACTGTCCCATCCAGAGGCCCCCAGTCCAGGAACCCCTCTGCTCCAGGGCCAAGTCTGGCTTCAACATCTATGCCTGCTCTTCGATCCAGATCCCAGAAGCGAGTCTCATACTGACATGGCTGGCCTGGCCCCTTCTCGGGGGGACAGGGACTACCCATAGTCTCCTGCCTGTGAGACCCCAGTGGTGCCTGTCCGCTTGGTTCTCCCTAGTCACTGTCCTTTGTCTGGCTGGGAGTTGAGCCCCTAAGAGGCTCCTGGAAAACCCCCCCACAGCCTGGCCCTGATGCTCGCTGCCCGCCAAGGTAACTctatgactgctggaaaacttCTGTTGGGGAGCCACACCCAGGCTGCCACCATGGTCCTGCAGGGCCGAGCCCAAGCGCAGTGAGATCCAGATGGCCTCCTGCCGGCCCGCCCACCCGCACAGGCTGCTGGACAAGGGGCAGGTAGTCTTTCTGCTGGGAGTGAAGACAGTGCTGACAGGACGGTCAGGAAGGCGTCAGACACGTTCGGCTGCTTAGCTTCCCCGAGCCCTGCACTGGTGGAGCCAGGTCGCCAGGCAGGAGGCGAGACCTGCTGGCTGGGCTGCTTCTGGCTGGAGCTGCACGAGGGTTTGATGGTCTGTAACCTTGAACAGCTCCTGCCCACTCAGGAACAGCAGGACGGCTTCCCCACTGGTCCAGCTGAGAGAAGAGGAGGCCTCAGAAATGGGGTTCCCACACCTCCGCCCCCTCCTAGCTGCTGAGTTAGGCTCCCTGGCTGCTTGGGAAGTCAGGTTGGGGAGGACTGTGGTTGCTCAGAAAACCACAAGGCAGCTAGGTAGGAGGCTGGTTATGTTCTGTGTCACTGGGTCACACTCTGGGGTCCTGCCTTATGTGATGGTAACTGGAGGCCCCTAGAGGATGTGGTAGCTGCAAGATGCGTGCACTCTGGGGAGGGGTAGGTTGGGACCAGCCTCTGACCCCTGGCCTGGGTTTGTGACTGAACAGGGAGCTTTGGACCCTTTGGTGGGAGTGGCCAGGACTTTATGGATCAAAATCATTGTTCTCAGTCCTCAGGAAGCAAGATTCTCATCACCCACCCTTAAGACACCCCACTTTCTTAAGAAGGTCAGGGGCAGCTTGGCTGGGACCTTCCCTGCCCTGAagtgcttccttctctctctcatcaCCAACCTCCCTGTCCCCAGCCCTGTTCTAGGCACTCTGCTCCTCCTCCCCAAAATATGTGTCAATGGTCACCACTTCCAAGAGCCCTTCCAAGATCCCCTAGCTAAAGTGGCAGGACTCCTCCCCTGACTCTCCCCCGACATCACTCACCAGGACCTTATTTGTGGGTTCATTGTCTGTTCCCACTGGAGCGTGAGCCTGAGTCTGGAAGCGTCCACTCCAGGCAGTTCGGGTCTCCCCAGGCTGCACCCCTATCCCCATGACTCACTCCCAACACACAAGCATCTCAGTCTCTGATCACAGGTTTACCTAgggctcctcctccaggaagctttccgACTGCGAGTGTCAGCTCCCCCCACCAGCCTCTTCCCCAGCAGACGGGGAAACGGAGGCTCTGCTAAGCAGGAAGAGTCGGAGGCGCAGCCGGACTTGGTCCCGCGAAATTCCAGCTGGCAGGGCCTGGTATCGGAGGGCTCTCCAAGACCACTGTTACCCTGGCGCTATCCGCCCCAGGCCAGACCCCCGAGTCAGCCCGGGTTTGGGGACGCTCAAGAGGGTCGCGCACGTCATGGTTGACGTCATCCGGCGCTCCGGCCGGGTAGAGCCGAACCGAGCCCCCTGCCCGGATACTGCCGAGCTGGGAAGGGCGGCCCGGGTCTCCAGGCAGCTCTGGGCCGAGCCGAGACCTGAGCGCAAGGGGAGGGCCCGGGCCCGGGGCCGCTTGGGACCctcaccgccccccgccccgggcgCGCGCCCCCTCCCGTACCTCGCCCGTAGCCCAGCCGCTGGCGCAGCGCGCGGCCCTGGCGCACCAGGCTCAGGTGCACGTACGTGAGCCACGCGGCGCAGGTAAGCAGcaccagcagaagcagcagcttgATCTGTTTGCGGATCTTCTTCACCGGGAACCACGGCATCGCGGCCGACCCCGCCCCGCCCGGGGCCGCGCTCAGCGGCGTCGCTGCGGCCCCCCACTCCTGCGCGCTCCGCGCCGCGTCCCCCGACCCCGCATGGCCCTTTGTCCGCCGCCCGCGGCCCCGGGCTGCGGCCGCGACCCCGGGCTGCCCTTGGCCAAGGGCCCGGGGTGGGCGGTGGAGCGGCTGCCGGCGGTTcccccgcccggccccgcccgGCCGCTCGGGCTCCAAGCTCCCGGGGGCCGCGGCGggacgcagcagcagcatccacgcTGCGGTGCTACCCACCGTGAAACGGGCCCGGCCGCCGCGCCGCGCAAGCCAATCCCGGCCCGGCCGGCCTGCGGGGAGCCAATCCGCGGCGCGCGAGGCGGGGCCAAATGTTAGGGTGTGCCCGCCGCTCGTCTCCACGCAACGCGCGCATCCACCTGGGCAAGACGCCCCGCGCAGCGCGGGAACGCGGGGTCCCGGGAATACGGAGCACCCGGGAGGTGCACCGGGAGGCGCGGGGCCGGGGCCAGGGGCCAAGGATCAGAGAATGCACGCGCCGCGGGGTAGTGCGTAGGGCCGGGGGACGCGGGGCACGCGAGGTGCTGGGGACAGGCACTGGGGTCACAAGGTGTACTGGTGGAGGCCGCGGGAGGAGCCGCTATGGATCATGGGACAATGGGGACACGGAGACAAGGGTGTAGGGAGTCGTGATGGAGAGACAAGACGAGCCTGTGGAACGAAGGCGAAGGATGTGGGCAGCGTGGGCTTGCCGCTCGAGCCTCCTGCTAACAATGCAGCGAGGAGGAATGGGGCTCAGACGTCGTGGAGAAAAAAAGGGTCTGGGGGAGAGACACGGGGATAGGTGAAGGTGGTGGGTCAGGGCAGCTGGGGCGGGTTTGGGCGCACAGGCTCCATGCAGGCAAGACTGAGCAGGGTCTCAAAGCACCTGGCTTCACACTGAGTAAGGGGCATGAGGAGCTACCAAAGGACTTAGCTTGGAGGCCAGGGTCTGACCTGGTCACCAGGTGGACACGGGCCGCAGACTCGAGGTGGTGGGCTCCACTGAGGGCAGAGTAAGGTGGGGaggagaagcccaggcaggagggGCAGGGCTGTCTGGAAGCCAGTAAGagggaacccagctctcccatttCTGACCCGAGCCAGGAGTGTGGCTCTTGCTGAGCTGGAGGTTGGAGGGAGGGGGGTGGTGTGGGCTGATGCTGAACTTTGCC of Bubalus bubalis isolate 160015118507 breed Murrah chromosome 5, NDDB_SH_1, whole genome shotgun sequence contains these proteins:
- the B4GALNT4 gene encoding N-acetyl-beta-glucosaminyl-glycoprotein 4-beta-N-acetylgalactosaminyltransferase 1 isoform X1, whose protein sequence is MPWFPVKKIRKQIKLLLLLVLLTCAAWLTYVHLSLVRQGRALRQRLGYGRDGEKLSGVTDGRGVHAVLATQRAEDSSESREEEPVSEGRDPGVLFPGGAGRPLVLNLTRQVPVWREEYKGQVNLHVFEDWCGGAVGQLRRNLHFPLFPHTRTTVKKLAVSPKWKNYGLRLFGFIHPARDGDVQFSVASDDNSEFWLSPNESPAGAQLVAFVGKTGSEWTAPGEFTKFSSQVSKPRRLMASRRYYFELLHKQDDRGSDHVEVGWRAFLPGLKFEVIGSAHISLYTDESALKMDHVAHVPQSPASHVAGQPRQEEPRADMLRPDPRDAFFLTPRVEPSDLESVLEPCTYAPTYVVKDFPIARYQGLQFVYLSFVYPNDHTRLTHMETDNKCFYRESPLYLERFGFYKYMKMDREEGGEDREEVQRRAFLFLNPDDFLDDEDDGELLDAGLGPTEAPQRQGSRQLPAPAAPSEAPATPAAPTPRRSRALSWAARQLPLFLGRAPPPRPAARPSKVYVTRVRPGLRAPPGAPPLGARGPPRPPLPGVFLRPRPLPRVPLRAPPRPPRARGHRTSSPPATELRALAPAPATQEGREGRARAPGLAAPTADSNSSSEAQPVTSFLSLSQVSRPQLPEEGEEDEEEEGDDDEEGAPGDENASEDSEEAAGLVRGRWREDAIDWQRTFSVGNVDFELLRSDWNDLRCNVSGNLQLPEAEAVDVVAQYMERLNMRHSGRYALLRIVNVEKRRDSARGSRFLLELELQERGGRRLRLSEYVFLRLPGARAGDTEEDQESPEPAAASARPDGRPELCRPLRLAWRQDVMVHFVVPVKNQARWVMQFLADMAALHARTGDSRFSVVLVDFESEDMDVEQALRAARLPRYQYLRRAGNFERSAGLQAGVDAVEDASSIVFLCDLHIHFPPSILDGIRKHCVEGKLAFAPVVMRLSCGSSPGDPHGYWEVNGFGLFGIYKSDFDRIGGMNTEEFRDQWGGEDWELLDRVLQAGLEVERLRVRNFYHHFHSKRGMWGARSRKAARKEAPQKEAP